In Sciurus carolinensis chromosome 13, mSciCar1.2, whole genome shotgun sequence, a genomic segment contains:
- the Rasgrp3 gene encoding ras guanyl-releasing protein 3 isoform X1, which translates to MGSSGLGKAATLDELLSTCIEMFDDNGELNNSYLPRIVLLMHRWYLSSTELAEKLLCMYRQASGESCDEFRLKICYFMRYWILKFPAEFNLDLGLIRMTEEFREVASQLGYEKHVNLIDISSIPSYDWMRRVTQRKKVSKKGKACLLFDHLEPIELAEHLTFLEHKSFRRISFTDYQSYVIHGCLENNPTLERSIALFNGISKWVQLMVLSKPTPQQRAEVITKFINVAKKLLQLKNFNTLMAVVGGLSHSSISRLKETHSHLSSEVTKNWNEMTELVSSNGNYCNYRKAFADCDGFKIPILGVHLKDLIAVHVIFPDWMEENKVNIVKMHQLSVTLSELVSLQNASHHLEPNMDLINLLTLSLDLYHTEDDIYKLSLVLEPRNSKSQPASPTTPTKPVVPLEWASGVMPKPDPTVINKHIRKLVESVFRNYDHDHDGYISQEDFESIAANFPFLDSFCVLDKDQDGLISKDEMMAYFLRAKSQLHCKMGPGFVHNFQEMTYLKPTFCEHCAGFLWGIIKQGYKCKDCGANCHKQCKDLLVLACRRFARAPSLGSSHGSLPGSPSLPPVQDEVFDFPGVTAGHRDLDSRAITLVTGSSRKISVRLQRATTSQATQTEPVWSEAGWGDSGSHTFPKMKSKFHDKAAKDKGFAKWENEKPRVQAGVDVVDRGTEFEPDQDEGQGETRQDGEVSAGLNHKYNQKKAEGWLISG; encoded by the exons ATGGGGTCCAGCGGTCTTGGGAAAGCAGCAACGTTGGATGAGCTGCTGAGCACCTGCATAGAGATGTTTG atgaCAATGGAGAGCTGAATAATAGTTATTTGCCAAGAATAGTTCTACTGATGCACCGATGGTATTTATCTTCCACTGAATTGGCAGAAAAACTTCTCTGCAT GTATCGACAAGCCAGTGGAGAAAGCTGTGACGAGTTTCGATTAAAGATCTGCTACTTTATGAG GTACTGGATTCTGAAGTTTCCTGCAGAGTTTAATTTGGATCTTGGTTTGATTCGTATGACTGAAGAGTTCCGAGAAGTAGCAAGTCAACTAGGATATGAAAAACACGTCAACCTTATCGACATATCCAGCAT TCCTTCCTATGACTGGATGAGAAGAGTCACACAGAGGAAAAAAGTATCCAAGAAGGGGAAAGCCTGTCTGCTGTTTGACCATCTGGAGCCCATTGAATTGGCTGAGCACCTCACTTTTCTGGAGCATAAATCTTTTAGAAGGATCTCA TTCACTGATTATCAAAGTTATGTCATCCATGGCTGCCTGGAGAATAATCCAACCTTGGAGAGATCTATTGCTTTATTTAATGGAATATCTAAGTGGGTCCAATTGATGGTTCTTAGCAAACCAACCCCCCAGCAAAGGGCAGAAGTCATCACAAAGTTTATCAATGTTGCAAAG aaaCTCCTTCAGCTCAAAAACTTTAATACCCTGATGGCGGTGGTGGGAGGTCTTAGTCATAGTTCCATTTCACGCCTCAAAGAGACTCATTCTCATCTCTCTTCAGAAGTTACGAAG AACTGGAATGAAATGACAGAGTTGGTCTCCTCCAACGGCAATTATTGCAATTACCGCAAGGCCTTTGCTGACTGCGATGGTTTCAAAATCCCCATCCTTGGAGTACACTTGAAAGACTTGATAGCGGTCCACGTCATTTTCCCAGACTGGATGGAGGAGAACAAAGTGAATATTGTGAAAATGCACCAGCTGTCCGTTACCCTGAGTGAACTGGTCTCCCTGCAGAATGCCTCTCACCACTTAGAACCCAACATGGATTTGATCAACCTGCTCACC CTCTCTCTGGACCTCTATCACACAGAAGACGATATTTACAAACTGTCACTGGTGCTGGAGCCTAGAAATTCGAAATCG CAGCCTGCCTCCCCCACAACACCCACCAAGCCTGTGGTGCCCCTGGAGTGGGCATCCGGGGTGATGCCAAAGCCAGACCCCACAGTGATCAACAAGCACATAAGGAAATTAGTTGAG TCTGTGTTTAGAAACTATGACCATGACCATGATGGATACATCTCACAAGAGGATTTTGAAAGTATAGCTGCCAATTTTCCCTTCTTGGATTCCTTCTGTGTGCTGGACAAAGATCA GGATGGCCTAATTAGTAAAGACGAAATGATGGCTTACTTCCTGAGAGCTAAATCCCAGCTACACTGTAAAATGGGACCAGGATTTGTCCATAACTTTCAAGAGATGACCTATCTCAAGCCAACTTTCTGTGAACACTGTGCAGGATTT CTCTGGGGCATAATCAAGCAAGGATACAAATGCAAAg ACTGTGGAGCCAATTGTCACAAACAGTGCAAAGACCTCCTGGTTCTGGCCTGCAGGAGATTTGCCCGGGCACCCTCCTTGGGCAGTAGTCATGGGTCACTGCCTGGAAGCCCCTCGCTGCCCCCAG tACAGGATGAAGTGTTTGATTTTCCTGGAGTCACTGCTGGACACCGGGACCTGGACAGCAGAGCCATCACCCTGGTTACAGGCTCTTCTCGCAAGATCTCTGTGAGGTTACAGCGGGCCACCACCAGCCAGGCCACCCAGACTGAACCTGTCTGGTCAGAGGCTGGCTGGGGGGATTCAGGATCCCACACCTTCCCCAAAATGAAATCCAAGTTCCATGACAAAGCAGCAAAGGACAAAGGCTTTGCCAAGTGGGAAAATGAGAAACCCAGGGTCCAAGCTGGCGTGGATGTTGTAGACCGAGGCACTGAGTTCGAACCTGACCAGGATGAAGGTCAGGGTGAGACCAGACAGGATGGTGAGGTCAGTGCTGGATTAAACCACAAATACAACCAGAAGAAGGCTGAAG
- the Rasgrp3 gene encoding ras guanyl-releasing protein 3 isoform X2, producing the protein MGSSGLGKAATLDELLSTCIEMFDDNGELNNSYLPRIVLLMHRWYLSSTELAEKLLCMYRQASGESCDEFRLKICYFMRYWILKFPAEFNLDLGLIRMTEEFREVASQLGYEKHVNLIDISSIPSYDWMRRVTQRKKVSKKGKACLLFDHLEPIELAEHLTFLEHKSFRRISFTDYQSYVIHGCLENNPTLERSIALFNGISKWVQLMVLSKPTPQQRAEVITKFINVAKKLLQLKNFNTLMAVVGGLSHSSISRLKETHSHLSSEVTKNWNEMTELVSSNGNYCNYRKAFADCDGFKIPILGVHLKDLIAVHVIFPDWMEENKVNIVKMHQLSVTLSELVSLQNASHHLEPNMDLINLLTLSLDLYHTEDDIYKLSLVLEPRNSKSPASPTTPTKPVVPLEWASGVMPKPDPTVINKHIRKLVESVFRNYDHDHDGYISQEDFESIAANFPFLDSFCVLDKDQDGLISKDEMMAYFLRAKSQLHCKMGPGFVHNFQEMTYLKPTFCEHCAGFLWGIIKQGYKCKDCGANCHKQCKDLLVLACRRFARAPSLGSSHGSLPGSPSLPPVQDEVFDFPGVTAGHRDLDSRAITLVTGSSRKISVRLQRATTSQATQTEPVWSEAGWGDSGSHTFPKMKSKFHDKAAKDKGFAKWENEKPRVQAGVDVVDRGTEFEPDQDEGQGETRQDGEVSAGLNHKYNQKKAEGWLISG; encoded by the exons ATGGGGTCCAGCGGTCTTGGGAAAGCAGCAACGTTGGATGAGCTGCTGAGCACCTGCATAGAGATGTTTG atgaCAATGGAGAGCTGAATAATAGTTATTTGCCAAGAATAGTTCTACTGATGCACCGATGGTATTTATCTTCCACTGAATTGGCAGAAAAACTTCTCTGCAT GTATCGACAAGCCAGTGGAGAAAGCTGTGACGAGTTTCGATTAAAGATCTGCTACTTTATGAG GTACTGGATTCTGAAGTTTCCTGCAGAGTTTAATTTGGATCTTGGTTTGATTCGTATGACTGAAGAGTTCCGAGAAGTAGCAAGTCAACTAGGATATGAAAAACACGTCAACCTTATCGACATATCCAGCAT TCCTTCCTATGACTGGATGAGAAGAGTCACACAGAGGAAAAAAGTATCCAAGAAGGGGAAAGCCTGTCTGCTGTTTGACCATCTGGAGCCCATTGAATTGGCTGAGCACCTCACTTTTCTGGAGCATAAATCTTTTAGAAGGATCTCA TTCACTGATTATCAAAGTTATGTCATCCATGGCTGCCTGGAGAATAATCCAACCTTGGAGAGATCTATTGCTTTATTTAATGGAATATCTAAGTGGGTCCAATTGATGGTTCTTAGCAAACCAACCCCCCAGCAAAGGGCAGAAGTCATCACAAAGTTTATCAATGTTGCAAAG aaaCTCCTTCAGCTCAAAAACTTTAATACCCTGATGGCGGTGGTGGGAGGTCTTAGTCATAGTTCCATTTCACGCCTCAAAGAGACTCATTCTCATCTCTCTTCAGAAGTTACGAAG AACTGGAATGAAATGACAGAGTTGGTCTCCTCCAACGGCAATTATTGCAATTACCGCAAGGCCTTTGCTGACTGCGATGGTTTCAAAATCCCCATCCTTGGAGTACACTTGAAAGACTTGATAGCGGTCCACGTCATTTTCCCAGACTGGATGGAGGAGAACAAAGTGAATATTGTGAAAATGCACCAGCTGTCCGTTACCCTGAGTGAACTGGTCTCCCTGCAGAATGCCTCTCACCACTTAGAACCCAACATGGATTTGATCAACCTGCTCACC CTCTCTCTGGACCTCTATCACACAGAAGACGATATTTACAAACTGTCACTGGTGCTGGAGCCTAGAAATTCGAAATCG CCTGCCTCCCCCACAACACCCACCAAGCCTGTGGTGCCCCTGGAGTGGGCATCCGGGGTGATGCCAAAGCCAGACCCCACAGTGATCAACAAGCACATAAGGAAATTAGTTGAG TCTGTGTTTAGAAACTATGACCATGACCATGATGGATACATCTCACAAGAGGATTTTGAAAGTATAGCTGCCAATTTTCCCTTCTTGGATTCCTTCTGTGTGCTGGACAAAGATCA GGATGGCCTAATTAGTAAAGACGAAATGATGGCTTACTTCCTGAGAGCTAAATCCCAGCTACACTGTAAAATGGGACCAGGATTTGTCCATAACTTTCAAGAGATGACCTATCTCAAGCCAACTTTCTGTGAACACTGTGCAGGATTT CTCTGGGGCATAATCAAGCAAGGATACAAATGCAAAg ACTGTGGAGCCAATTGTCACAAACAGTGCAAAGACCTCCTGGTTCTGGCCTGCAGGAGATTTGCCCGGGCACCCTCCTTGGGCAGTAGTCATGGGTCACTGCCTGGAAGCCCCTCGCTGCCCCCAG tACAGGATGAAGTGTTTGATTTTCCTGGAGTCACTGCTGGACACCGGGACCTGGACAGCAGAGCCATCACCCTGGTTACAGGCTCTTCTCGCAAGATCTCTGTGAGGTTACAGCGGGCCACCACCAGCCAGGCCACCCAGACTGAACCTGTCTGGTCAGAGGCTGGCTGGGGGGATTCAGGATCCCACACCTTCCCCAAAATGAAATCCAAGTTCCATGACAAAGCAGCAAAGGACAAAGGCTTTGCCAAGTGGGAAAATGAGAAACCCAGGGTCCAAGCTGGCGTGGATGTTGTAGACCGAGGCACTGAGTTCGAACCTGACCAGGATGAAGGTCAGGGTGAGACCAGACAGGATGGTGAGGTCAGTGCTGGATTAAACCACAAATACAACCAGAAGAAGGCTGAAG
- the Rasgrp3 gene encoding ras guanyl-releasing protein 3 isoform X4 translates to MTEEFREVASQLGYEKHVNLIDISSIPSYDWMRRVTQRKKVSKKGKACLLFDHLEPIELAEHLTFLEHKSFRRISFTDYQSYVIHGCLENNPTLERSIALFNGISKWVQLMVLSKPTPQQRAEVITKFINVAKKLLQLKNFNTLMAVVGGLSHSSISRLKETHSHLSSEVTKNWNEMTELVSSNGNYCNYRKAFADCDGFKIPILGVHLKDLIAVHVIFPDWMEENKVNIVKMHQLSVTLSELVSLQNASHHLEPNMDLINLLTLSLDLYHTEDDIYKLSLVLEPRNSKSQPASPTTPTKPVVPLEWASGVMPKPDPTVINKHIRKLVESVFRNYDHDHDGYISQEDFESIAANFPFLDSFCVLDKDQDGLISKDEMMAYFLRAKSQLHCKMGPGFVHNFQEMTYLKPTFCEHCAGFLWGIIKQGYKCKDCGANCHKQCKDLLVLACRRFARAPSLGSSHGSLPGSPSLPPVQDEVFDFPGVTAGHRDLDSRAITLVTGSSRKISVRLQRATTSQATQTEPVWSEAGWGDSGSHTFPKMKSKFHDKAAKDKGFAKWENEKPRVQAGVDVVDRGTEFEPDQDEGQGETRQDGEVSAGLNHKYNQKKAEGWLISG, encoded by the exons ATGACTGAAGAGTTCCGAGAAGTAGCAAGTCAACTAGGATATGAAAAACACGTCAACCTTATCGACATATCCAGCAT TCCTTCCTATGACTGGATGAGAAGAGTCACACAGAGGAAAAAAGTATCCAAGAAGGGGAAAGCCTGTCTGCTGTTTGACCATCTGGAGCCCATTGAATTGGCTGAGCACCTCACTTTTCTGGAGCATAAATCTTTTAGAAGGATCTCA TTCACTGATTATCAAAGTTATGTCATCCATGGCTGCCTGGAGAATAATCCAACCTTGGAGAGATCTATTGCTTTATTTAATGGAATATCTAAGTGGGTCCAATTGATGGTTCTTAGCAAACCAACCCCCCAGCAAAGGGCAGAAGTCATCACAAAGTTTATCAATGTTGCAAAG aaaCTCCTTCAGCTCAAAAACTTTAATACCCTGATGGCGGTGGTGGGAGGTCTTAGTCATAGTTCCATTTCACGCCTCAAAGAGACTCATTCTCATCTCTCTTCAGAAGTTACGAAG AACTGGAATGAAATGACAGAGTTGGTCTCCTCCAACGGCAATTATTGCAATTACCGCAAGGCCTTTGCTGACTGCGATGGTTTCAAAATCCCCATCCTTGGAGTACACTTGAAAGACTTGATAGCGGTCCACGTCATTTTCCCAGACTGGATGGAGGAGAACAAAGTGAATATTGTGAAAATGCACCAGCTGTCCGTTACCCTGAGTGAACTGGTCTCCCTGCAGAATGCCTCTCACCACTTAGAACCCAACATGGATTTGATCAACCTGCTCACC CTCTCTCTGGACCTCTATCACACAGAAGACGATATTTACAAACTGTCACTGGTGCTGGAGCCTAGAAATTCGAAATCG CAGCCTGCCTCCCCCACAACACCCACCAAGCCTGTGGTGCCCCTGGAGTGGGCATCCGGGGTGATGCCAAAGCCAGACCCCACAGTGATCAACAAGCACATAAGGAAATTAGTTGAG TCTGTGTTTAGAAACTATGACCATGACCATGATGGATACATCTCACAAGAGGATTTTGAAAGTATAGCTGCCAATTTTCCCTTCTTGGATTCCTTCTGTGTGCTGGACAAAGATCA GGATGGCCTAATTAGTAAAGACGAAATGATGGCTTACTTCCTGAGAGCTAAATCCCAGCTACACTGTAAAATGGGACCAGGATTTGTCCATAACTTTCAAGAGATGACCTATCTCAAGCCAACTTTCTGTGAACACTGTGCAGGATTT CTCTGGGGCATAATCAAGCAAGGATACAAATGCAAAg ACTGTGGAGCCAATTGTCACAAACAGTGCAAAGACCTCCTGGTTCTGGCCTGCAGGAGATTTGCCCGGGCACCCTCCTTGGGCAGTAGTCATGGGTCACTGCCTGGAAGCCCCTCGCTGCCCCCAG tACAGGATGAAGTGTTTGATTTTCCTGGAGTCACTGCTGGACACCGGGACCTGGACAGCAGAGCCATCACCCTGGTTACAGGCTCTTCTCGCAAGATCTCTGTGAGGTTACAGCGGGCCACCACCAGCCAGGCCACCCAGACTGAACCTGTCTGGTCAGAGGCTGGCTGGGGGGATTCAGGATCCCACACCTTCCCCAAAATGAAATCCAAGTTCCATGACAAAGCAGCAAAGGACAAAGGCTTTGCCAAGTGGGAAAATGAGAAACCCAGGGTCCAAGCTGGCGTGGATGTTGTAGACCGAGGCACTGAGTTCGAACCTGACCAGGATGAAGGTCAGGGTGAGACCAGACAGGATGGTGAGGTCAGTGCTGGATTAAACCACAAATACAACCAGAAGAAGGCTGAAG
- the Rasgrp3 gene encoding ras guanyl-releasing protein 3 isoform X3 → MGSSGLGKAATLDELLSTCIEMFDDNGELNNSYLPRIVLLMHRWYLSSTELAEKLLCMYRQASGESCDEFRLKICYFMRYWILKFPAEFNLDLGLIRMTEEFREVASQLGYEKHVNLIDISSIPSYDWMRRVTQRKKVSKKGKACLLFDHLEPIELAEHLTFLEHKSFRRISFTDYQSYVIHGCLENNPTLERSIALFNGISKWVQLMVLSKPTPQQRAEVITKFINVAKKLLQLKNFNTLMAVVGGLSHSSISRLKETHSHLSSEVTKNWNEMTELVSSNGNYCNYRKAFADCDGFKIPILGVHLKDLIAVHVIFPDWMEENKVNIVKMHQLSVTLSELVSLQNASHHLEPNMDLINLLTLSLDLYHTEDDIYKLSLVLEPRNSKSQPASPTTPTKPVVPLEWASGVMPKPDPTVINKHIRKLVESVFRNYDHDHDGYISQEDFESIAANFPFLDSFCVLDKDQDGLISKDEMMAYFLRAKSQLHCKMGPGFVHNFQEMTYLKPTFCEHCAGFLWGIIKQGYKCKDCGANCHKQCKDLLVLACRRFARAPSLGSSHGSLPGSPSLPPVQDEVFDFPGVTAGHRDLDSRAITLVTGSSRKISVRLQRATTSQATQTEPVWSEAGWGDSGSHTFPKMKSKFHDKAAKDKGFAKWENEKPRVQAGVDVVDRGTEFEPDQDEGQGETRQDGEDG, encoded by the exons ATGGGGTCCAGCGGTCTTGGGAAAGCAGCAACGTTGGATGAGCTGCTGAGCACCTGCATAGAGATGTTTG atgaCAATGGAGAGCTGAATAATAGTTATTTGCCAAGAATAGTTCTACTGATGCACCGATGGTATTTATCTTCCACTGAATTGGCAGAAAAACTTCTCTGCAT GTATCGACAAGCCAGTGGAGAAAGCTGTGACGAGTTTCGATTAAAGATCTGCTACTTTATGAG GTACTGGATTCTGAAGTTTCCTGCAGAGTTTAATTTGGATCTTGGTTTGATTCGTATGACTGAAGAGTTCCGAGAAGTAGCAAGTCAACTAGGATATGAAAAACACGTCAACCTTATCGACATATCCAGCAT TCCTTCCTATGACTGGATGAGAAGAGTCACACAGAGGAAAAAAGTATCCAAGAAGGGGAAAGCCTGTCTGCTGTTTGACCATCTGGAGCCCATTGAATTGGCTGAGCACCTCACTTTTCTGGAGCATAAATCTTTTAGAAGGATCTCA TTCACTGATTATCAAAGTTATGTCATCCATGGCTGCCTGGAGAATAATCCAACCTTGGAGAGATCTATTGCTTTATTTAATGGAATATCTAAGTGGGTCCAATTGATGGTTCTTAGCAAACCAACCCCCCAGCAAAGGGCAGAAGTCATCACAAAGTTTATCAATGTTGCAAAG aaaCTCCTTCAGCTCAAAAACTTTAATACCCTGATGGCGGTGGTGGGAGGTCTTAGTCATAGTTCCATTTCACGCCTCAAAGAGACTCATTCTCATCTCTCTTCAGAAGTTACGAAG AACTGGAATGAAATGACAGAGTTGGTCTCCTCCAACGGCAATTATTGCAATTACCGCAAGGCCTTTGCTGACTGCGATGGTTTCAAAATCCCCATCCTTGGAGTACACTTGAAAGACTTGATAGCGGTCCACGTCATTTTCCCAGACTGGATGGAGGAGAACAAAGTGAATATTGTGAAAATGCACCAGCTGTCCGTTACCCTGAGTGAACTGGTCTCCCTGCAGAATGCCTCTCACCACTTAGAACCCAACATGGATTTGATCAACCTGCTCACC CTCTCTCTGGACCTCTATCACACAGAAGACGATATTTACAAACTGTCACTGGTGCTGGAGCCTAGAAATTCGAAATCG CAGCCTGCCTCCCCCACAACACCCACCAAGCCTGTGGTGCCCCTGGAGTGGGCATCCGGGGTGATGCCAAAGCCAGACCCCACAGTGATCAACAAGCACATAAGGAAATTAGTTGAG TCTGTGTTTAGAAACTATGACCATGACCATGATGGATACATCTCACAAGAGGATTTTGAAAGTATAGCTGCCAATTTTCCCTTCTTGGATTCCTTCTGTGTGCTGGACAAAGATCA GGATGGCCTAATTAGTAAAGACGAAATGATGGCTTACTTCCTGAGAGCTAAATCCCAGCTACACTGTAAAATGGGACCAGGATTTGTCCATAACTTTCAAGAGATGACCTATCTCAAGCCAACTTTCTGTGAACACTGTGCAGGATTT CTCTGGGGCATAATCAAGCAAGGATACAAATGCAAAg ACTGTGGAGCCAATTGTCACAAACAGTGCAAAGACCTCCTGGTTCTGGCCTGCAGGAGATTTGCCCGGGCACCCTCCTTGGGCAGTAGTCATGGGTCACTGCCTGGAAGCCCCTCGCTGCCCCCAG tACAGGATGAAGTGTTTGATTTTCCTGGAGTCACTGCTGGACACCGGGACCTGGACAGCAGAGCCATCACCCTGGTTACAGGCTCTTCTCGCAAGATCTCTGTGAGGTTACAGCGGGCCACCACCAGCCAGGCCACCCAGACTGAACCTGTCTGGTCAGAGGCTGGCTGGGGGGATTCAGGATCCCACACCTTCCCCAAAATGAAATCCAAGTTCCATGACAAAGCAGCAAAGGACAAAGGCTTTGCCAAGTGGGAAAATGAGAAACCCAGGGTCCAAGCTGGCGTGGATGTTGTAGACCGAGGCACTGAGTTCGAACCTGACCAGGATGAAGGTCAGGGTGAGACCAGACAGGATGGTGAG